A part of Myxococcus landrumus genomic DNA contains:
- a CDS encoding cyclic nucleotide-binding domain-containing protein produces the protein MAGAAEVSNLLLKEGARGRGSLVAGPVRVVWEAVMQAAVDVAVRAYEDLSPVQRERVLEESVNVPAQARSALVDVLRRARDFAGAARLLEAQGADADAAALHEQAGALMLAAEAWLRAGELSRAAAAFERAGALERALELYRALDARESMAQCLTRLQRPLEAAEVYHALGYAHAELEALRRVPPEHPRRREAVLRMCALLDEQGESWRALVLLADARQESSVAREDEVLKAEHLRLLRHLDLSGASQALASASAAASVESPPPVAERTSPAPDGYEYLKAIPIFAELALEDLKDLFRMAHQVVIPEGTTVLEKGAQGTGLLVLLEGSVDVASGPGPDARLLNTLGPGTWLGEISLILDGPTSAHVRSCSSVRALRVTRADFQHYLATHEAAALRIYRLFTHNLAERVRALSA, from the coding sequence ATGGCGGGGGCCGCTGAGGTGTCCAACCTCCTCTTGAAAGAGGGTGCCAGAGGGCGGGGTTCGCTCGTGGCGGGCCCTGTTCGCGTGGTGTGGGAGGCGGTGATGCAGGCTGCGGTGGATGTCGCGGTGCGGGCCTACGAGGACTTGTCTCCGGTGCAACGAGAGCGCGTGCTGGAAGAATCCGTGAACGTGCCAGCGCAGGCGCGCTCGGCGCTGGTGGATGTGTTGCGCCGCGCCAGGGACTTCGCGGGCGCGGCCCGGCTCCTGGAAGCGCAGGGCGCGGACGCGGACGCCGCGGCGCTGCACGAGCAGGCGGGCGCGCTGATGCTCGCGGCCGAGGCCTGGCTGCGCGCTGGTGAGCTCTCACGCGCGGCGGCGGCCTTCGAGCGCGCGGGTGCGCTGGAGCGGGCGCTGGAGCTGTACCGCGCGCTGGATGCCCGCGAGTCCATGGCGCAATGCCTGACGCGATTGCAGCGCCCGCTCGAGGCGGCGGAGGTGTACCACGCGCTGGGGTACGCCCACGCGGAGCTGGAGGCGCTCCGGCGCGTGCCTCCCGAGCATCCCCGTCGTCGCGAGGCGGTGCTGCGCATGTGCGCGCTGCTCGACGAGCAGGGGGAGTCCTGGCGCGCGCTGGTGTTGCTGGCGGACGCGCGGCAGGAGTCCTCGGTGGCCCGGGAGGACGAGGTGCTCAAGGCGGAGCACCTGCGCCTCTTGCGGCATCTGGATTTGAGCGGGGCCTCGCAGGCGCTGGCGTCGGCGTCGGCCGCGGCGTCCGTGGAGTCTCCGCCGCCGGTGGCGGAGCGGACGAGTCCGGCACCGGATGGATATGAGTACCTCAAGGCCATTCCCATCTTCGCGGAGCTGGCGCTAGAGGACTTGAAGGACCTGTTCCGCATGGCGCACCAGGTGGTCATCCCAGAGGGCACCACCGTGTTGGAGAAGGGCGCGCAGGGCACGGGGCTCCTGGTGTTGTTGGAGGGCTCGGTGGATGTGGCGAGTGGTCCAGGACCGGATGCACGACTTCTCAACACCTTGGGGCCTGGGACGTGGCTGGGGGAAATCTCTCTCATCCTGGATGGGCCCACGTCCGCGCATGTGCGCTCATGTTCCTCGGTGAGGGCGTTGCGGGTGACGCGCGCGGACTTCCAGCACTATCTGGCCACGCACGAGGCCGCGGCCCTGCGCATCTACCGGTTGTTCACACACAACCTGGCGGAGCGGGTGCGTGCGTTGAGCGCGTAG
- a CDS encoding cyclic nucleotide-binding domain-containing protein, translated as MMDMRVVGRERARQLARQGRLEDALAEYRNLLQSNPDDADACQRVAELLEELGRKAESSSTYALASRAWAREGDLLRAVTACVALGRVGAPPEMRARCTRALAERFALSLEPTASDGPVPLFSRLGREDFVALVEVLSARVFSPGKPVVEEGEPGASMFALVEGRAEVARALEDGTRGVVGTVSPGDCFGELALVSEGPRLASVVTAERAVLLELTRAGLESVRARHPRVGQVLEDFYRRRLVDNLLRSNPLLSRLTPEQKAALSRDFHLRAVAPDEVLLAQGQRGDAFYVLLRGKCTPWLEHPDGRRMALVELREGDVFGEISLLLDKPVSATVRADMKGVVLRLPREAFERHLLSQPGLKGQLMRMGTERLQRSARVLASGRVLHDGDLRV; from the coding sequence ATGATGGACATGCGCGTCGTGGGTAGGGAGCGGGCCCGTCAGCTCGCGCGTCAGGGGCGGTTGGAGGATGCGCTGGCGGAGTACCGGAATCTCTTGCAGTCCAACCCCGATGACGCGGATGCCTGTCAGCGCGTGGCGGAGCTGCTGGAGGAGCTGGGGCGGAAGGCGGAGTCCTCGTCCACCTATGCGCTGGCATCGAGGGCCTGGGCCCGCGAGGGAGACCTGCTCCGCGCGGTGACCGCGTGTGTGGCATTGGGCCGGGTGGGGGCGCCTCCCGAGATGAGGGCCCGCTGTACGCGTGCGTTGGCGGAGCGCTTCGCCTTGTCCTTGGAGCCCACCGCCTCGGATGGGCCGGTGCCGCTCTTCTCCCGGCTGGGACGGGAGGACTTCGTCGCGCTGGTGGAGGTGCTGTCGGCGCGGGTCTTCTCGCCGGGCAAGCCGGTGGTGGAGGAGGGAGAGCCCGGGGCGTCCATGTTCGCGCTGGTGGAGGGGCGCGCGGAGGTGGCGCGCGCGCTGGAGGATGGGACGCGGGGCGTGGTGGGCACGGTGTCGCCGGGAGACTGCTTCGGCGAACTGGCGCTGGTGTCCGAGGGCCCCCGGCTCGCGAGCGTCGTCACCGCCGAGCGCGCCGTGCTGCTGGAGTTGACGCGAGCGGGGCTGGAGTCGGTGAGGGCGCGCCATCCTCGCGTGGGGCAGGTGCTGGAGGACTTCTACCGGCGGCGCCTGGTGGACAACCTGCTGCGCTCCAACCCGCTGCTCAGCCGGCTGACGCCGGAGCAGAAGGCGGCCCTCTCCCGCGACTTCCACCTGCGCGCCGTCGCACCCGACGAGGTGCTGCTGGCGCAGGGCCAGCGCGGTGATGCGTTCTATGTGCTGCTGCGAGGCAAGTGCACCCCGTGGCTGGAGCACCCGGATGGACGGCGCATGGCGCTGGTGGAGCTGCGGGAGGGGGACGTGTTCGGCGAAATCTCCCTGCTGCTCGACAAGCCGGTGTCCGCCACGGTGCGCGCGGATATGAAGGGCGTGGTGCTGCGGCTGCCTCGGGAGGCCTTCGAGCGGCACCTGCTCAGCCAGCCCGGCCTCAAGGGCCAGTTGATGCGCATGGGCACGGAGCGGCTGCAGCGCTCGGCGCGGGTGCTGGCCTCCGGCCGCGTGCTGCACGACGGCGACCTGCGCGTCTGA
- a CDS encoding OmpP1/FadL family transporter, with the protein MKKTLSLVALLAAGSSQAAGFQINTHSARSTGMGNAAAAWLEDSSAIYSNAANILGVNKLDVTVGDTGILPGIKFTPVNGAEQGQKTTLSPPPHLFIAYKPFDKFAVGLGVYTPFGANSRWVDDFVGRFKAQESAMAIYNINPTAAYQLHERFRVGAGVNIYRGTLELKRALGFVESEGQVHLGGSSWGVGYNIGVQAIVVPKLITMGLHYRSSADLTFKGNADFQNVPAEFQARLPDGRVEGDVTLPATVAWGLAFTPLDNLTVAFDANWVDWSSFQELAIEFPDNPAINNPLPKRWRAKWNYHLGGEYGVTPDLQVRAGLIYDPAPGPHGTLTPDLPDADRFGVSVGAGYRWNSLRADFGYQFVTLADNESYAPGISGTYNGSAHVFGLTLGYSM; encoded by the coding sequence ATGAAGAAGACACTCTCCCTCGTAGCACTGCTGGCCGCGGGTTCCTCCCAGGCGGCGGGCTTCCAAATCAACACGCACAGCGCCCGCTCCACGGGCATGGGCAACGCGGCGGCCGCGTGGCTGGAGGACTCCTCCGCCATCTACTCGAACGCCGCGAACATCCTCGGCGTGAACAAGCTGGACGTGACGGTGGGCGACACCGGCATCCTCCCCGGCATCAAGTTCACCCCGGTGAACGGCGCCGAGCAGGGCCAGAAGACGACGCTGTCGCCTCCGCCGCACCTGTTCATCGCCTACAAGCCCTTCGACAAGTTCGCGGTGGGCCTGGGCGTGTACACGCCGTTCGGCGCGAACAGCCGCTGGGTGGATGACTTCGTGGGCCGCTTCAAGGCCCAGGAGTCGGCGATGGCCATCTACAACATCAACCCCACCGCCGCGTACCAGCTCCACGAGCGCTTCCGCGTCGGCGCGGGTGTGAACATCTACCGCGGCACGCTGGAGCTCAAGCGCGCGCTGGGCTTCGTCGAGAGCGAAGGCCAGGTGCACCTGGGCGGCTCCTCCTGGGGCGTGGGCTACAACATCGGCGTGCAGGCCATCGTGGTGCCGAAGCTCATCACCATGGGCCTGCACTACCGCAGCTCCGCGGACCTCACCTTCAAGGGCAACGCGGACTTCCAGAACGTGCCCGCGGAGTTCCAGGCGCGTCTGCCGGACGGCCGCGTGGAGGGTGACGTCACCCTGCCCGCGACGGTGGCGTGGGGTCTTGCCTTCACCCCGCTGGACAACCTGACGGTGGCGTTCGACGCGAACTGGGTGGACTGGTCCTCGTTCCAGGAGCTCGCCATCGAGTTCCCGGACAACCCGGCCATCAACAACCCGCTGCCCAAGCGCTGGCGCGCGAAGTGGAACTACCACCTGGGCGGTGAGTACGGCGTGACGCCGGACCTCCAGGTCCGCGCCGGCCTCATCTACGACCCGGCTCCGGGTCCGCACGGCACGCTGACGCCGGACCTCCCGGACGCGGACCGCTTCGGCGTGTCCGTGGGCGCGGGCTACCGCTGGAACTCGCTGCGCGCGGACTTCGGCTACCAGTTCGTCACGCTGGCCGACAACGAGAGCTACGCGCCGGGCATCTCCGGCACGTACAACGGCTCCGCGCACGTGTTCGGCCTGACGCTCGGCTACTCGATGTAG
- a CDS encoding OmpA/MotB family protein translates to MQAERGRAWVPWLVTVLVVLLAGGVLYLAHRGSAQAQAQAEEARKAADEASARTRDAEAARKQAEEKLAALGAEHAKLATEKQQLSTEKEQLSQTVQEQEAELAKLKATYDDLQDKMKAEIAEGAIKLSQAQGRIQVDLVDKVLFDSGDASISKRGQEVLKRLGGVLAKVDDKSIQVSGHTDDSPPSQKLQATFPTNWELSVARAVNVVRFLQEQGGVPSRRMIAAGYGETRPISANATPQGRARNRRIEVLLIPDLKTAKAPAKTARSQR, encoded by the coding sequence ATGCAAGCGGAGCGAGGGCGGGCCTGGGTGCCCTGGCTGGTGACGGTGCTGGTGGTGCTGCTCGCGGGCGGCGTGCTGTACCTGGCGCACCGAGGTTCGGCGCAGGCACAGGCGCAGGCCGAGGAGGCGCGCAAGGCCGCGGACGAGGCCAGCGCGCGCACCCGTGACGCGGAGGCGGCGCGCAAGCAGGCGGAGGAGAAGCTGGCCGCGCTGGGGGCGGAGCACGCGAAGCTGGCCACCGAGAAGCAGCAGCTCTCGACGGAGAAGGAGCAGCTGTCCCAGACGGTGCAGGAGCAGGAGGCGGAGCTGGCCAAGCTCAAGGCCACCTACGACGACCTCCAGGACAAGATGAAGGCGGAGATCGCCGAGGGCGCCATCAAGCTGTCGCAGGCCCAGGGGCGCATCCAGGTGGACTTGGTGGACAAGGTGCTCTTCGACTCCGGCGACGCGAGCATCAGCAAGCGCGGCCAGGAAGTCCTCAAGCGGCTGGGCGGCGTGCTGGCCAAGGTGGATGACAAGTCCATCCAGGTGTCGGGGCACACGGATGACTCGCCGCCGTCACAGAAGCTCCAGGCCACCTTCCCCACCAACTGGGAGCTGTCCGTGGCGCGCGCCGTCAACGTGGTGCGCTTCCTCCAGGAGCAGGGCGGCGTGCCGTCCCGCAGGATGATCGCCGCGGGCTACGGCGAGACGCGGCCCATCTCCGCCAACGCCACCCCGCAGGGGCGCGCCCGCAACCGGCGCATCGAGGTCCTCCTCATCCCGGACCTCAAGACCGCCAAGGCTCCGGCGAAGACGGCCCGGAGCCAGCGCTGA
- a CDS encoding patatin-like phospholipase family protein, which yields MSIKSLPSSTSSAAARRTSESKPTQQAEANKPGLLERMGEGVRHVASEANRLVDRFEAKLPKLSQLGLPSLGGAKDKPWAGITLTGKPLQIPLGKLLDVNLDDLRKVLERVVPPKIDDKQGKQLAAQTQGFRDTLGQVRSLAAQLEMLPASHPRHAQVKAALEKAEGELTRTTGYTRATAPRPGSLWLDPQFLAKELPNGQVHASRFPTGTPVTKPPSAMSVVAGNDAAKAAEYTASVAQNRAAAGMPVKGGEPMGVHLSLEGGGGKGKRYAAMFAEMRDLGVVPVSLTGTSAGSIAAAFAATGATPKQIEDVAKDPRLGKLYDFDLDMKDGGLLNGEAAYELFDQKLRELTGITDRPVTFADLKVPLQLVAAKAYDSAVPNGGFKSAQDRVFVFSQETTPDTPVALAMRASMAIPGVFEPVQMVDPVTGRQMHLVDGGTLDNMPMGYNKNDLPQIGASLQTRGGTHPSNGQAQPKPLPTGQLDTDDVLWNGFNGLSLLKQNATEAQDWRDKAKPGANQFMVSLPTWNLDNPKQGNSVLGFGYDAKVDPTLDKQTRQVTRDFLREFMDDMKVPGSRGTNMVTQVPKDLRFNETVDIRGEKFQVSYNGGDTVTATAANGRQTHVRLGQKQIESIWLDGQTYHDFGSQLSHVLSDVRSVRPSWFPF from the coding sequence ATGAGCATCAAGTCCCTCCCCTCCTCCACGTCTTCCGCCGCAGCGCGTCGTACTTCCGAGTCCAAGCCCACGCAGCAGGCGGAGGCGAACAAGCCCGGCCTGCTCGAGCGGATGGGCGAGGGCGTGCGCCACGTCGCGAGCGAGGCGAACCGGCTGGTGGACCGCTTCGAGGCGAAGCTGCCCAAGCTGTCCCAGTTGGGTCTGCCCTCCCTGGGGGGCGCCAAGGACAAGCCGTGGGCGGGCATCACGCTCACCGGCAAGCCGCTCCAGATTCCGCTCGGGAAGCTGCTGGATGTGAACCTGGACGACCTGCGCAAGGTGCTCGAGCGCGTCGTCCCGCCGAAAATCGACGACAAGCAGGGCAAGCAGCTGGCGGCGCAGACCCAGGGCTTCCGCGACACGCTGGGGCAGGTGCGCTCGCTGGCGGCGCAGCTGGAGATGTTGCCCGCCTCGCATCCGCGCCATGCGCAGGTGAAGGCCGCGCTGGAGAAGGCCGAGGGGGAGCTGACCCGGACGACGGGCTACACCCGCGCCACCGCGCCGCGCCCCGGCTCGCTGTGGCTGGACCCGCAGTTCCTGGCGAAGGAGCTGCCCAATGGACAGGTCCACGCCAGCCGCTTCCCCACCGGGACGCCGGTGACGAAGCCGCCCTCCGCCATGAGCGTGGTGGCCGGCAACGACGCGGCGAAGGCCGCCGAGTACACGGCCTCCGTCGCCCAGAATCGCGCGGCGGCGGGCATGCCGGTGAAGGGCGGCGAGCCCATGGGCGTGCACTTGAGCCTGGAAGGCGGCGGCGGCAAGGGCAAGCGCTACGCGGCCATGTTCGCGGAGATGCGTGATTTGGGCGTGGTGCCGGTGAGCCTGACGGGCACGTCCGCGGGCTCCATCGCCGCCGCGTTCGCCGCCACGGGTGCCACGCCGAAGCAAATCGAGGACGTGGCCAAGGACCCGCGCCTGGGCAAGCTGTACGACTTCGACCTGGACATGAAGGACGGCGGCCTGCTCAACGGCGAGGCCGCGTACGAGCTCTTCGACCAGAAGCTGCGCGAGCTGACCGGCATCACCGACCGGCCCGTCACCTTCGCGGACCTCAAGGTGCCCCTGCAGTTGGTGGCCGCCAAGGCCTACGACAGCGCGGTGCCCAACGGCGGCTTCAAGAGCGCGCAGGACCGCGTCTTCGTCTTCAGCCAGGAGACGACGCCGGACACGCCCGTGGCACTCGCCATGCGCGCCTCCATGGCCATCCCCGGCGTCTTCGAGCCCGTGCAGATGGTCGACCCCGTCACCGGCCGGCAGATGCACCTGGTGGACGGCGGCACGCTGGACAACATGCCCATGGGCTACAACAAGAACGACCTGCCGCAGATTGGCGCGTCACTGCAGACGCGCGGCGGCACGCACCCGTCGAACGGCCAGGCCCAGCCCAAGCCCCTGCCCACCGGCCAGCTCGACACGGACGACGTGCTCTGGAATGGCTTCAACGGCCTGTCCCTGCTCAAGCAGAACGCCACCGAGGCCCAGGACTGGCGCGACAAGGCGAAGCCCGGCGCCAACCAGTTCATGGTCAGCCTGCCCACCTGGAACCTGGACAATCCCAAGCAGGGCAACAGCGTGCTGGGCTTCGGCTACGACGCGAAGGTGGACCCCACCCTGGACAAGCAGACGCGCCAGGTGACGCGCGACTTCCTGCGCGAGTTCATGGACGACATGAAGGTCCCCGGCTCGCGCGGCACCAACATGGTGACGCAGGTGCCCAAGGACCTGCGCTTCAACGAGACGGTGGACATCCGCGGCGAGAAGTTCCAGGTGAGCTACAACGGCGGAGACACCGTCACCGCCACCGCCGCCAATGGCAGACAAACCCACGTCCGCCTGGGCCAGAAACAAATCGAGTCCATCTGGCTGGATGGACAGACGTACCACGACTTCGGCTCGCAGCTGTCTCACGTCCTCAGCGACGTGCGCAGCGTGCGCCCCTCGTGGTTCCCTTTCTGA
- a CDS encoding CBS domain-containing protein, with amino-acid sequence MCRSSEFDLLVSHAVTLFPEDTVLSALQVMHRHGVHVLPVVDGRDGAWLGQVSQQELHRLSGFAPLARLAEILTARALVETEKKAAESVALAPPRWLH; translated from the coding sequence ATGTGCCGCAGCTCCGAGTTCGATTTGCTTGTTTCACATGCCGTGACGCTGTTCCCCGAGGACACCGTGCTCTCGGCGCTCCAGGTCATGCACCGCCATGGCGTGCACGTCCTCCCGGTGGTGGATGGGCGGGACGGAGCGTGGTTGGGCCAGGTGTCGCAGCAGGAGCTGCACCGGTTGTCTGGCTTTGCGCCCTTGGCGAGGTTGGCTGAAATTCTGACCGCCCGGGCCCTGGTGGAGACGGAAAAAAAGGCCGCCGAGTCCGTGGCCCTGGCGCCGCCCCGGTGGCTGCACTGA
- a CDS encoding nucleotidyltransferase family protein, with product MKAVAIILASGEARRMAHPKALILHEGDKSFLQSLASTFGKASCQVLGVVGKDAEAVREQHPGLDLVESEQWRDSQMASVKVGLDAALEAGADVVLLHPVDMPALRATTVKSLLKLMGDSDEALRPEFEGAAGWPVMMSRASAERLRAADGDQLEAVLKGMKVRRVPMKDPGVIVNINGPETYERLFGSEPKLAPPPKRRGSGKRGSPGLTTVADIGGGSVPMAAASDD from the coding sequence ATGAAGGCAGTGGCGATCATCCTCGCATCGGGCGAGGCCCGGCGGATGGCCCACCCCAAGGCGCTCATCCTGCACGAAGGAGACAAGAGCTTCCTTCAGTCGCTGGCGTCGACCTTTGGAAAGGCGAGCTGTCAGGTGCTGGGTGTCGTGGGGAAGGACGCGGAGGCCGTGCGCGAGCAGCATCCGGGGCTGGACCTGGTGGAGTCCGAACAGTGGCGGGACAGCCAGATGGCGTCGGTGAAGGTGGGGCTGGACGCGGCGTTGGAGGCGGGGGCGGACGTGGTGCTGTTGCACCCCGTGGACATGCCCGCGCTTCGAGCCACCACGGTGAAGTCGTTGCTCAAGTTGATGGGTGACTCGGACGAGGCCCTGCGTCCCGAGTTCGAGGGGGCAGCCGGCTGGCCGGTGATGATGTCGCGTGCGTCCGCGGAGCGGCTGCGCGCGGCGGATGGCGACCAGCTGGAGGCGGTGCTCAAGGGCATGAAGGTGCGGCGTGTGCCCATGAAGGACCCGGGCGTGATTGTGAACATCAACGGGCCGGAGACGTACGAGCGGCTGTTCGGCTCCGAGCCGAAGCTGGCGCCGCCGCCCAAGCGCCGGGGGAGTGGGAAGCGCGGCTCACCGGGGCTCACCACGGTGGCGGACATCGGCGGTGGGAGCGTGCCCATGGCCGCGGCGTCGGACGACTGA
- a CDS encoding HAD family hydrolase gives MAIACVVLDFDGTFTDVATESAPFLTHFRDGLARALGQGVEQAWDEEVAALRAGADLLGWNLGGKVVAPATADPYLTATTAAHRIFQRLAVGTDDATRSEAVQKLYRDSYVHSATAFKPEAKEVLEALLATGMPVTVVTNAHTELVEKKLDTLAPKGRERLKVSGDARKFLLDPPDVSDARFDSVPEQQQLDGVLRRPIYLRRGRYFEALKRVWDSTGTKPEETLVAGDIYELDLALPAALGAHVQLVSRDNVLPYELKAIEALGARGGADRSLRALLPRLR, from the coding sequence ATGGCAATTGCTTGTGTGGTGCTGGACTTCGACGGGACCTTCACGGACGTGGCGACGGAGAGCGCGCCCTTCCTGACACACTTTCGTGACGGACTCGCCCGTGCGCTGGGGCAGGGCGTGGAGCAGGCGTGGGACGAGGAAGTCGCGGCGCTGCGCGCGGGGGCTGACCTGCTGGGGTGGAATCTGGGCGGCAAGGTGGTGGCGCCCGCCACCGCGGACCCGTACCTGACGGCCACCACCGCGGCGCACCGCATCTTCCAGCGGCTGGCGGTGGGCACGGACGACGCGACGCGCTCGGAGGCGGTGCAGAAGCTGTATCGCGACTCCTATGTGCACTCCGCCACGGCCTTCAAGCCGGAGGCGAAGGAAGTGCTGGAGGCGCTGCTGGCCACGGGGATGCCCGTGACTGTCGTCACCAACGCGCACACGGAGCTGGTGGAGAAGAAGCTCGACACGCTGGCGCCCAAGGGCCGCGAGCGGCTGAAGGTCTCTGGCGACGCGCGCAAGTTCCTGCTGGACCCGCCGGACGTGTCCGACGCGCGCTTCGACTCGGTGCCGGAGCAGCAGCAACTGGATGGCGTGTTGCGCCGGCCCATCTACCTGCGCCGGGGCCGCTACTTCGAGGCCCTCAAGCGCGTCTGGGATTCCACGGGCACCAAGCCCGAGGAGACGCTGGTGGCTGGTGACATCTACGAGCTGGACCTGGCGCTGCCGGCCGCGCTGGGTGCGCACGTGCAACTGGTGTCTCGCGACAACGTGCTGCCCTACGAGCTGAAGGCCATCGAGGCCCTCGGCGCTCGTGGCGGCGCGGACCGCAGCCTGCGCGCGCTCCTGCCTCGCCTGCGCTGA
- the atpA gene encoding F0F1 ATP synthase subunit alpha, translating to MEIRADEISRIIREQIKDYGKKVTVAETGTVLSVGDGIARIYGLEGVLAGELVEFANGVKGLVLNLEEDNVGVAIMGDFQGIREGDTVKRTQQIASVPVGKGLLGRVVDPLGLPLDGKGPIVGTETRRLEVKAPGIVKRKSVHEPLQTGIKALDALVPVGRGQRELIIGDRQTGKTAVAIDTIINQKGLNVYCIYVAIGQKQSTVAQVVEKLNRFGAMEYTTVVAANASDPAPMQFFAPYAGVAMGEYFRDNKMHALIIYDDLSKQAVAYRQLSLLLRRPPGREAYPGDVFYVHSRLLERAAKLSDEEGAGSLTALPIIETQAGDVSAYIPTNVISITDGQIFLETDLFFSGVRPAINVGLSVSRVGSAAQIKAMKQVAGTMKLDLAQYRELAAFAQFGSDLDKATQETLARGARMVELLKQGQYEPLPVERQVMQIYAATNRDDAKKRGWVRDIPVSDVVRWMREFLEFADGKHPNVAKDIASKRELTNDIKAALNKAITEFNEVFQPTPGAKV from the coding sequence ATGGAAATCCGCGCCGACGAGATCAGCAGAATCATCCGGGAGCAGATCAAGGACTACGGCAAGAAGGTCACCGTCGCGGAGACGGGCACCGTGCTGTCCGTCGGCGACGGTATCGCGCGCATCTACGGCCTGGAGGGCGTGCTGGCCGGTGAGCTGGTGGAGTTCGCCAACGGGGTGAAGGGCCTGGTGCTCAACCTCGAGGAGGACAACGTCGGCGTCGCCATCATGGGTGACTTCCAGGGCATCCGCGAGGGTGACACGGTCAAGCGCACCCAGCAGATCGCCTCCGTGCCGGTGGGCAAGGGCCTGCTGGGCCGCGTGGTGGACCCGCTCGGTCTGCCCCTGGACGGCAAGGGCCCCATCGTGGGCACCGAGACTCGCCGCCTCGAGGTGAAGGCGCCCGGCATCGTGAAGCGCAAGAGCGTGCACGAGCCGCTGCAGACGGGCATCAAGGCGCTGGACGCGCTGGTGCCGGTGGGTCGTGGTCAGCGCGAGCTCATCATCGGTGACCGCCAGACGGGCAAGACGGCCGTCGCCATCGACACCATCATCAACCAGAAGGGCCTGAACGTTTACTGCATCTACGTGGCCATCGGCCAGAAGCAGTCGACGGTCGCCCAGGTGGTGGAGAAGCTCAACCGCTTCGGCGCCATGGAGTACACCACGGTGGTGGCGGCCAACGCCTCCGACCCGGCCCCGATGCAGTTCTTCGCGCCGTACGCCGGCGTGGCCATGGGCGAGTACTTCCGCGACAACAAGATGCACGCCCTCATCATCTACGACGACCTGTCCAAGCAGGCCGTGGCGTACCGCCAGCTGTCGCTGCTGCTGCGCCGCCCGCCGGGTCGTGAGGCGTACCCTGGCGACGTGTTCTACGTGCACAGCCGCCTGCTGGAGCGCGCCGCCAAGCTGTCCGACGAGGAGGGCGCGGGCTCCCTCACAGCGCTGCCCATCATCGAGACGCAGGCCGGCGACGTGTCCGCCTACATCCCGACGAACGTCATCTCCATCACCGACGGGCAGATCTTCCTCGAGACGGACCTGTTCTTCTCCGGCGTCCGCCCGGCCATCAACGTCGGTCTGTCCGTGTCCCGCGTCGGTTCCGCCGCGCAGATCAAGGCCATGAAGCAGGTGGCCGGCACGATGAAGCTGGACCTCGCGCAGTACCGCGAGCTGGCGGCCTTCGCCCAGTTCGGCTCGGACCTCGACAAGGCCACGCAGGAGACGCTGGCCCGCGGCGCGCGCATGGTGGAGCTGCTCAAGCAGGGCCAGTACGAGCCGCTGCCCGTCGAGCGTCAGGTCATGCAGATCTACGCCGCCACCAACCGCGACGACGCCAAGAAGCGCGGCTGGGTGCGCGACATCCCCGTCTCCGACGTGGTGCGCTGGATGCGTGAGTTCCTGGAGTTCGCGGACGGCAAGCACCCGAACGTCGCGAAGGACATCGCGTCCAAGCGCGAGCTCACCAACGACATCAAGGCCGCGCTGAACAAGGCCATCACGGAGTTCAACGAGGTCTTCCAGCCCACCCCGGGCGCGAAGGTCTAG